The following are from one region of the Corylus avellana chromosome ca1, CavTom2PMs-1.0 genome:
- the LOC132165499 gene encoding transcription factor HY5-like encodes MSLPRGAADHGEATNSLPESANEQQEQQQAQMADDATAASSTWRRLSNNSSSSSPFSRSFLPHKKSKVESSDEDLFTVPDVEAPPPMNSSGMTNLFGHNEHEKNAEIQRQIGLSGKRRRGRNPADKEYRRLKRLLRNRVSAQQARERKKVYVNELESRANELQDRNSKLEEKISTLINENTMLRKVLMNTRPKNDESFEPKQDRFSQS; translated from the exons ATGTCTCTTCCCAGAGGCGCCGCAGATCATGGTGAGGCCACTAATTCCCTGCCGGAATCCGCCAACGAGCAGCAGGAGCAGCAACAAGCTCAGATGGCGGACGACGCCACCGCCGCCTCCTCTACTTGGAGGAGGCTCAGtaacaacagcagcagcagcagcccTTTCTCCCGGTCTTTCCTTCCCCACAAGAAGAGCAAAGTTG AATCCAGCGATGAAGATTTGTTCACAGTTCCTGACGTGGAGGCTCCACCGCCAATGAATTCTTCTGGCATGACAAATCTTTTCGGCCACAATGAGCATGAGAAAAATGCAGAGATTCAGCGCCAGATTGGGTTATCCGGGAAGCGCCGCCGGGGACGAAACCCTGCTGACAAAGAGTATAGACGCCTcaagag GTTGCTTAGGAACAGAGTGTCTGCTCAGCAAGccagagaaaggaagaaggtaTATGTGAATGAGCTGGAATCAAGAGCCAATGAATTGCAGGACAGAAACTCCAAGTTAGAAGAGAAGATCTCAACTTTAATCAATGAAAATACCATGCTTAGGAAG GTTCTTATGAACACAAGGCCTAAGAATGATGAAAGTTTTGAGCCGAAGCAGGATCGGTTTAGCCAGAGCTGA
- the LOC132167735 gene encoding uncharacterized protein LOC132167735: MTTPPKADYYAPLPIHVPQSYVVLTPYYPSPNRGRCRMICTFSLVLLAAMVYLFWPSEPDMKIVRLRMKRIHIHTVPRVAVDISMFVTVRVRNTDVYSMDYRALEVAVGYRGKKLGHVRSEQGHVRARGSSYVDAELDFDGVELLADLVHLLEDLAKGTVPFDTVTKIEAQLGLLFFQVPLLAKVSCEVVVNTMNQTIARQNCYAE, from the exons ATGACGACGCCTCCCAAAGCCGACTACTACGCCCCTTTACCAATACACGTACCCCAAAGCTACGTCGTTTTAACCCCATACTACCCCTCCCCCAACCGTGGCCGCTGCCGTATGATCTGCACCTTTTCACTAGTCCTCCTGGCGGCCATGGTGTACCTCTTTTGGCCTTCCGAGCCGGACATGAAGATCGTACGGCTTCGGATGAAGCGCATTCACATCCACACCGTGCCGCGCGTGGCCGTGGACATTTCCATGTTCGTGACAGTGCGGGTCCGGAACACCGACGTGTACTCCATGGACTACAGGGCGCTTGAGGTGGCGGTTGGCTACAGGGGTAAGAAGCTGGGGCACGTGCGCTCGGAGCAGGGGCACGTGAGGGCCAGAGGGTCGTCCTACGTGGACGCCGAGCTGGACTTCGACGGGGTCGAGCTCCTGGCCGACCTGGTGCACCTTCTGGAGGACCTGGCCAAGGGTACGGTGCCGTTTGATACTGTTACGAAAATAGAAGCCCAGCTGGGCCTGCTCTTCTTTCAAGTCCCACTACTG GCAAAAGTATCATGTGAAGTGGTGGTAAATACGATGAATCAGACCATTGCCCGTCAAAATTGCTATGCTGAG TGA
- the LOC132162596 gene encoding copper transporter 5-like, with product MMHMTFYWGTDLTLLFDSWKTSSWASYSLTLLACLIVSAFYQYLEDRRVRLKIVSSGKPPAQIEAPLLQGKILGGGGKWSAARIGGALLFGVNSAIGYMLMLAVMSFNGGVFVAVVLGLAIGYLFFRSGDDDAATLLVDNPCACA from the coding sequence ATGATGCACATGACCTTCTACTGGGGGACGGACTTGACCCTCCTGTTCGATTCATGGAAGACCTCGTCGTGGGCCAGTTACTCCCTCACCCTGCTCGCCTGCCTCATCGTCTCCGCCTTCTACCAGTACCTCGAGGATCGGCGCGTGCGCCTCAAGATCGTCTCGTCCGGGAAGCCGCCGGCGCAGATCGAGGCGCCTCTTCTGCAGGGGAAGATCCTTGGAGGAGGGGGCAAGTGGTCGGCGGCCAGGATCGGCGGGGCTTTGCTCTTCGGGGTCAACTCCGCGATCGGGTACATGCTGATGCTGGCCGTCATGTCCTTCAACGGAGGGGTCTTCGTGGCTGTCGTGCTCGGCCTCGCCATCGGCTATTTGTTCTTCAGGAGTGGGGATGACGATGCTGCTACGCTTCTCGTTGATAATCCTTGTGCTTGTGCTTAG